From a region of the Mercurialis annua linkage group LG1-X, ddMerAnnu1.2, whole genome shotgun sequence genome:
- the LOC126659285 gene encoding cytochrome P450 77A1-like — protein sequence MEILDLFIFSLSFIFLAVWWRRCFSSSKSTTLPPGPPGWPLVGNLFQVLLQRRHFIFIVRELRKKYGPIFTMQMGQRTLVIVTSPELIHEALVQKGPVFASRPPDSPIRLVFSVGKCAVNSAEYGPLWRTLRRNFVTELMNPVRIRQCSWIREWAMENHMKRLQNEALEQGCVDVMEICRFTVCSILVCICFGAKISEDWIREIDSVTKDVMLITTPQLPDFLPILTPLFRRQMKIAKELRKKQVDCIIPLIRNRRAYIEKGENPDSLMVSPVGAAYVDSLFGLEAPGRGQLGDQELVTLCTELFVAGIDTSTSVLQWIFLELVLNQDIQEKVYMEIIDSVGKNGLITEETVEKWPYLNAVVKESLRLHSPAHFTLSHAATEETELGGYKIPTDVNVEFYIEWMTEDPNMWKDPEVFRPERFLEGDGVDVDLTGTKGTVKMLPFGAGRRTCPGLALGLLHVNLMLAKMVQAFKWVPTPNGTPDPSETFAFTVVMKNPLKAVILPR from the coding sequence ATGGAGATTCTAGATCTATTCATCTTCTCTCTATCCTTCATCTTCCTCGCCGTGTGGTGGCGCCGCTGTTTCTCCTCTTCCAAATCCACCACCCTCCCACCCGGACCGCCAGGATGGCCGCTTGTCGGAAATTTATTCCAGGTCCTCCTCCAGCGCCGTCACTTCATCTTTATAGTACGTGAATTACGTAAAAAATACGGTCCAATCTTCACCATGCAGATGGGTCAACGTACACTTGTTATAGTCACTAGCCCTGAGCTTATCCATGAAGCCCTAGTTCAAAAAGGTCCAGTTTTTGCCAGCCGGCCACCAGACTCACCGATCCGGTTGGTGTTCAGCGTTGGAAAGTGTGCAGTCAACTCAGCTGAATACGGTCCTCTCTGGCGAACGCTTCGCCGGAATTTCGTCACCGAGTTGATGAACCCGGTTAGGATCAGGCAATGCAGTTGGATAAGAGAGTGGGCGATGGAGAATCACATGAAGAGACTACAAAATGAAGCGTTAGAACAAGGGTGCGTTGATGTGATGGAGATCTGTAGATTCACTGTCTGTAGCATTCTTGTTTGCATTTGCTTCGGAGCTAAAATATCGGAGGATTGGATCAGAGAGATCGACAGTGTTACAAAAGATGTCATGCTTATAACCACACCGCAGTTACCGGATTTCTTGCCGATTCTGACGCCGTTGTTTCGCCGGCAAATGAAGATAGCTAAAGAGCTAAGGAAGAAGCAAGTAGACTGTATAATTCCTCTTATTAGGAACAGACGAGCTTATATAGAGAAGGGTGAAAATCCTGACTCGTTGATGGTGAGTCCAGTTGGTGCAGCTTATGTTGACTCGCTATTCGGGCTTGAGGCGCCGGGTCGTGGTCAGTTAGGAGACCAAGAGCTTGTAACACTCTGCACGGAGCTTTTTGTTGCCGGAATTGACACTAGTACGAGTGTTCTTCAATGGATTTTTCTTGAGTTGGTTTTAAATCAAGATATTCAAGAAAAAGTGTACATGGAAATTATTGATAGCGTAGGCAAAAATGGGCTGATCACTGAGGAAACTGTCGAGAAATGGCCTTATCTTAATGCGGTGGTTAAAGAATCTCTCCGGCTGCATTCTCCGGCGCATTTTACATTATCACATGCTGCCACGGAGGAGACTGAGCTCGGAGGGTACAAGATTCCGACGGATGTTAATGTTGAGTTTTACATTGAGTGGATGACTGAGGATCCGAATATGTGGAAAGACCCGGAAGTGTTCCGACCCGAGAGATTCTTGGAAGGTGATGGAGTTGATGTTGACCTGACCGGAACTAAGGGGACGGTGAAGATGCTGCCGTTTGGGGCTGGGAGGAGGACTTGCCCCGGGTTAGCTCTTGGTTTGTTGCATGTGAACTTGATGCTAGCTAAGATGGTTCAAGCTTTTAAGTGGGTACCAACTCCAAATGGTACACCCGACCCGAGTGAGACATTTGCATTTACGGTTGTAATGAAGAATCCACTTAAAGCAGTCATATTGCCTAGGTGA